A stretch of Arthrobacter sunyaminii DNA encodes these proteins:
- a CDS encoding MFS transporter has protein sequence MSSSIAGAPAAGKMSREERKVLAGTLVGTTIEWYDFFIYAQAAGLVLATLYFGPVSEGPMGQVVSFATIGISFLFRPLGAVVAGHLGDKLGRKKMLVFTLLMMGASTALIGLVPTYAQIGVAAPILLVLLRILQGFSAGGEWGGAALLSVEHAPVNKRGLFGAYPQIGVPIGMILATFVMYVLSTSLTEEQFLSWGWRIPFLFSVVLIGVGYFIRRSVDESPIFLEIQERKKESSAPLAQLFKHNTREVVLSALIFIANNAAGYLVIAFFASYATGKADDGGLGMHRPSVLLATTLGSFGWLIFTMYGGILSDRIGRIRTFQIGYAWVFLWAVPMFLLIDTANIVLFAVAIFVLTIGLGLSYGPQSALYAEMFPARVRYSGVSIGYALGAILGGAFAPTIAQMLLNETGWSPSIGIYIMVLCVISFAAVSMVKETRGADLHVDEVHKSKR, from the coding sequence ATGAGCAGCAGCATCGCGGGAGCCCCCGCCGCCGGCAAGATGTCACGGGAGGAACGCAAGGTCCTCGCGGGAACCCTCGTGGGCACCACCATCGAATGGTACGACTTCTTTATCTACGCCCAGGCAGCCGGCCTGGTCCTGGCAACGCTCTATTTCGGCCCGGTCAGCGAAGGACCGATGGGACAGGTGGTGTCCTTCGCAACCATCGGCATCAGCTTCCTGTTCCGGCCGCTGGGCGCCGTTGTCGCCGGGCACCTCGGTGACAAGCTCGGCCGCAAGAAGATGCTCGTCTTCACCCTGCTGATGATGGGTGCTTCGACGGCACTCATCGGGCTCGTTCCCACCTACGCCCAGATCGGCGTTGCGGCTCCCATCCTGCTCGTGCTGCTGCGCATCCTGCAGGGCTTCTCGGCGGGCGGCGAGTGGGGCGGTGCGGCCCTGTTGTCCGTGGAGCACGCACCCGTGAATAAGCGCGGACTCTTCGGCGCCTACCCGCAGATCGGCGTTCCGATCGGCATGATCCTGGCGACGTTCGTCATGTACGTGCTCAGCACCAGCCTCACCGAAGAGCAGTTCCTGTCCTGGGGGTGGCGCATCCCGTTCCTGTTCTCCGTGGTGCTGATCGGGGTGGGGTACTTCATCCGCCGGTCCGTGGATGAGAGCCCGATCTTCCTGGAAATCCAGGAGCGCAAGAAGGAATCCTCCGCGCCGCTGGCCCAGCTGTTCAAGCACAACACCCGCGAAGTTGTCCTCAGCGCCCTGATCTTCATTGCCAACAACGCCGCCGGATACCTGGTCATCGCGTTTTTCGCTTCCTATGCCACCGGCAAGGCCGACGACGGCGGGCTGGGGATGCACCGCCCCTCAGTGCTGCTGGCCACCACCTTGGGATCCTTCGGCTGGCTGATCTTCACCATGTACGGCGGGATTCTCTCGGACCGGATCGGCAGGATCCGGACCTTCCAGATCGGCTACGCCTGGGTGTTCCTCTGGGCCGTACCCATGTTCCTGCTCATCGACACCGCCAACATCGTCCTGTTCGCCGTCGCCATCTTTGTGCTGACCATCGGATTGGGTTTGTCCTACGGCCCGCAGTCGGCGCTGTACGCCGAGATGTTCCCCGCCCGGGTCCGGTACTCCGGGGTGTCCATCGGCTATGCGCTGGGTGCAATCCTTGGCGGCGCTTTTGCTCCCACCATCGCGCAGATGCTGCTCAATGAAACCGGATGGTCGCCGTCCATCGGCATCTACATCATGGTGCTTTGCGTCATCTCCTTCGCTGCGGTGAGCATGGTGAAGGAAACCCGGGGTGCTGACCTGCACGTCGATGAAGTGCACAAGAGCAAGCGGTGA
- a CDS encoding glycosyltransferase, with amino-acid sequence MVRPVLAEAGYILPLKWNDGGDLASLCRYLKELSQWISVLVVDGSPAPQFSLHAKVFPAAVRHCRPHPLGLANGKVEGVLTGVQLSAFEYLVIADDDVRYTRESLERVVALLENADAVRPQNYFADAKPWHARWDTARTLINRALGSDYPGTLAIRKSTLHAAGGYSGDVLFENLELLRTIRAAGGREIRADDLFVARICCSTRHFWGQRVRQAYDDFAQPGRLAAEAALLPLLLMLRKEPARLAMVAAISVMTAEVGRRRAGGVRVFKADAALWAPLWVAERAVSIWLAVGWRLTGGVPYAGKRLLIAGHSQRRLRKII; translated from the coding sequence GTGGTTCGTCCGGTGCTGGCTGAAGCTGGATACATCCTGCCGCTCAAATGGAACGACGGCGGGGACCTTGCCTCGCTTTGCCGGTATCTGAAAGAGCTGAGCCAGTGGATCTCCGTCCTGGTGGTTGACGGTTCTCCTGCCCCCCAGTTCTCCCTGCATGCAAAGGTTTTCCCCGCCGCTGTACGGCATTGCCGCCCTCATCCGCTGGGTTTGGCGAACGGAAAGGTCGAGGGCGTGCTGACGGGGGTACAGCTCAGCGCGTTTGAATACCTGGTGATTGCCGACGACGATGTGCGGTACACCCGCGAATCTCTCGAGCGTGTGGTCGCGCTGCTCGAAAACGCCGACGCCGTCCGCCCCCAGAATTATTTCGCGGACGCAAAACCGTGGCATGCCCGCTGGGATACCGCCCGAACACTGATCAACAGGGCGCTCGGCTCTGACTATCCCGGGACGCTGGCCATCCGCAAGTCAACGCTGCACGCGGCCGGCGGCTACAGCGGTGACGTCCTCTTCGAAAATCTGGAACTGCTCCGCACCATCCGGGCCGCGGGCGGCCGCGAAATTCGGGCGGATGACCTGTTTGTCGCCCGGATCTGCTGTTCAACCCGTCACTTCTGGGGCCAGCGGGTGCGCCAGGCCTATGACGACTTCGCCCAGCCGGGGCGCCTTGCTGCCGAGGCTGCGCTGCTGCCGCTGCTGCTGATGCTCCGGAAGGAACCGGCACGGCTGGCGATGGTTGCGGCAATCAGCGTCATGACAGCCGAGGTTGGCCGGCGCCGGGCGGGCGGAGTGCGGGTGTTCAAGGCGGACGCTGCTCTGTGGGCTCCGCTGTGGGTGGCGGAGCGTGCGGTCAGCATCTGGCTGGCGGTGGGCTGGCGGCTGACAGGCGGAGTTCCCTACGCGGGGAAACGGCTCCTCATTGCCGGGCACTCCCAGCGCCGGCTCCGAAAGATCATTTGA
- a CDS encoding manganese catalase family protein: MFFHKQELQFKSTPDKPDAVYARKLQEVLGGQYGEITVALQYEFQAWNTHIPGKYRDLLFGIGAEEMGHVEMLAVMIAQLLEKAPLGITEDAVQNDPTVAAVVGGMDVQHAIVAGAGARPVDSNGNPWQGSYITASGNLLADFTANANAEMQGRLAVARLYHMTDDHGVRDLLSFLLARDTMHQNQWLAAARELQAEGAESLPVPSNFPIKKEERSVSYQYLNFSDGKTASEGSWASGPTPDGHGEFTYHDGPTTSAPMPPPTRVDARYYGTTDLPNVVEKVAGSVQDKLHKE, encoded by the coding sequence ATGTTTTTCCACAAGCAGGAACTCCAATTCAAGTCCACGCCCGACAAGCCCGACGCCGTCTATGCCCGCAAGCTTCAGGAGGTGCTTGGCGGCCAGTACGGTGAAATTACGGTTGCCCTGCAATATGAATTCCAAGCCTGGAACACCCACATTCCCGGCAAATACCGCGACCTGCTCTTCGGAATCGGGGCAGAGGAAATGGGCCACGTGGAGATGCTGGCTGTCATGATTGCCCAGCTGCTGGAGAAGGCGCCGCTGGGAATCACGGAAGACGCCGTCCAGAATGATCCAACAGTGGCGGCGGTGGTCGGAGGGATGGACGTGCAGCATGCCATCGTGGCCGGTGCCGGCGCGCGTCCGGTGGATTCCAACGGCAATCCCTGGCAGGGCAGCTACATCACCGCCAGCGGTAACCTGTTGGCCGACTTCACGGCGAATGCCAACGCCGAAATGCAGGGCAGGCTCGCTGTTGCCAGGCTCTACCATATGACCGATGACCATGGTGTCCGGGACCTTCTGTCCTTTCTGCTGGCCCGCGACACCATGCACCAGAACCAGTGGCTGGCGGCGGCCAGGGAGCTCCAGGCCGAAGGCGCTGAATCCCTTCCGGTGCCGTCCAACTTCCCGATCAAGAAGGAAGAACGCTCCGTCTCGTACCAGTATTTGAACTTCTCGGACGGAAAGACTGCTTCGGAAGGTTCATGGGCTTCCGGCCCCACTCCGGACGGACACGGTGAGTTCACCTACCATGACGGGCCGACGACGTCGGCCCCCATGCCCCCTCCCACCAGGGTGGACGCGCGTTACTACGGCACCACTGATTTGCCGAACGTAGTCGAAAAGGTGGCGGGCAGCGTTCAGGACAAGCTGCACAAGGAGTAA
- the lhgO gene encoding L-2-hydroxyglutarate oxidase produces MAQGPNHAVIAGAGIVGLATALELARRGNRVTVLDKESSVAAHQTGNNSGVIHSGLYYTPGSLKAALGAAGASSMRGFAETHGVDVRITGKLVVATRESQLPALKELLRRGMENGVPCRLIGPEEARGYEPNVQSLAALRVESTGIVDYRGVCAALVRLIREAGGEIHLNAEVSAVHSDACGVTVETDAGTFRGHQFVNCAGLHSDRVARLAGIRPDVRIIPFRGEYFELTPQAQHLVNGLIYPVPDPAFPFLGVHLTKMTTGSVHAGPNAVFALAREGYTWLTVNPRDVLDSAAWPGLWKLGAKFWRVGLSETTRSLSRKRFLAGLRELVPALPDDCLVPAHAGVRAQAMRRDGTLVDDFLYERAPRQIHVLNAPSPAATAALEIGRLIANELTGIQ; encoded by the coding sequence GTGGCACAGGGCCCAAACCATGCAGTAATAGCCGGCGCCGGGATCGTCGGACTGGCCACGGCACTTGAACTTGCCCGGCGGGGCAACCGGGTGACGGTCCTGGACAAGGAAAGTTCCGTGGCGGCGCATCAGACCGGCAACAACTCCGGTGTCATCCACTCCGGGCTGTACTACACGCCGGGAAGCCTGAAGGCAGCCCTGGGCGCCGCCGGGGCCAGCTCCATGCGCGGCTTCGCCGAAACCCACGGCGTGGATGTGCGGATCACGGGAAAGCTCGTAGTGGCAACCCGGGAAAGCCAGCTGCCGGCCCTGAAGGAGCTGCTTCGCCGCGGAATGGAGAACGGTGTTCCCTGCCGTCTCATTGGGCCGGAAGAAGCGCGCGGCTATGAGCCGAACGTCCAATCCCTCGCGGCCCTGCGGGTGGAGTCCACCGGGATTGTGGATTACCGGGGCGTCTGCGCAGCGCTGGTCCGCCTGATCCGGGAGGCCGGGGGAGAAATACACCTCAATGCCGAGGTGTCGGCTGTGCATTCCGACGCCTGCGGGGTCACCGTCGAGACGGATGCCGGAACCTTCCGGGGCCATCAGTTCGTGAACTGCGCGGGGCTGCACAGCGACCGCGTTGCACGCCTGGCCGGAATCCGGCCCGACGTGCGGATCATCCCGTTCCGCGGCGAGTACTTCGAGCTAACTCCGCAGGCACAGCATCTGGTGAACGGGCTCATCTACCCGGTGCCGGATCCAGCCTTTCCTTTTCTGGGCGTTCATCTGACCAAAATGACCACAGGATCCGTACACGCCGGTCCGAATGCCGTTTTTGCCCTGGCCCGGGAGGGATACACCTGGTTGACGGTCAACCCGCGGGATGTGCTGGACAGCGCCGCTTGGCCGGGGCTCTGGAAACTGGGAGCAAAGTTCTGGCGGGTGGGGCTTTCTGAAACCACCCGGTCACTGTCACGGAAACGCTTCCTGGCCGGACTGCGCGAACTGGTGCCGGCTCTTCCGGATGACTGCCTCGTGCCGGCACATGCCGGGGTGCGGGCACAGGCCATGCGGCGGGACGGAACCCTGGTGGATGACTTTTTGTATGAGCGGGCGCCCCGGCAGATTCACGTGCTCAATGCACCGTCTCCGGCGGCCACGGCAGCGCTGGAAATTGGCCGCCTGATCGCCAATGAACTCACCGGAATTCAATAG
- a CDS encoding fumarylacetoacetate hydrolase family protein codes for MTPRILRLCSIHEGSSSPDHPVEAPAVVHPRRGTALVRDLLPGFTGDLLAVLTNGLLGDLEDAAEKADDAVFTNPGSVTYGAPYRHPRLIWGIGLNYLEHASDLAEVVPDEPASFIKGDHTVIGPGEAIPVPEQSIRTTTEAEVGVVIGRYCRNVEPEDALSYAAGLVPVLDQTAEDILERNPRFLTRAKNFPGFFSFGPQIVPLAEAVGEGTLGDLVVSTVVNGEQRRTNTVSHMRYDPAFLISFHSKVMPLFPGDIISTGTPGAVHIRAGDTAQCRISGIPGLINPVTGFGGS; via the coding sequence GTGACTCCCCGTATCCTGCGCCTGTGTTCCATCCATGAGGGCAGCTCCAGCCCGGACCACCCGGTGGAAGCGCCCGCCGTCGTCCATCCACGGCGCGGCACGGCATTGGTCCGCGACCTGCTGCCGGGATTCACCGGTGATCTCCTGGCTGTGCTGACCAACGGACTGCTGGGGGACCTGGAGGACGCGGCGGAGAAAGCGGACGACGCCGTCTTCACCAATCCCGGGTCCGTCACCTACGGCGCGCCCTACCGTCATCCGCGGCTCATCTGGGGCATCGGTTTGAACTATCTGGAACATGCTTCTGACCTGGCGGAAGTTGTTCCCGACGAACCGGCGTCCTTTATTAAGGGCGACCACACCGTCATTGGTCCCGGAGAAGCCATTCCTGTGCCGGAACAGAGCATACGCACCACCACGGAGGCGGAAGTGGGTGTGGTGATCGGACGCTACTGCCGCAATGTGGAACCCGAAGACGCCCTGTCCTACGCGGCCGGCCTCGTGCCGGTGCTGGACCAGACGGCTGAAGACATTCTGGAACGCAATCCGCGGTTCCTCACCCGCGCCAAGAACTTTCCGGGATTCTTCTCCTTTGGTCCCCAAATTGTTCCGCTGGCCGAGGCCGTGGGGGAGGGGACGCTGGGGGACCTGGTGGTTTCCACCGTGGTGAACGGAGAGCAGCGGCGCACCAACACGGTGTCCCATATGCGCTATGACCCGGCCTTCCTCATCAGTTTCCACAGCAAGGTCATGCCCCTGTTTCCAGGGGACATCATTTCCACCGGCACACCGGGCGCCGTCCACATCCGGGCCGGGGATACTGCGCAATGCCGGATCAGCGGGATTCCGGGGCTCATCAACCCCGTCACCGGCTTCGGCGGCTCCTAA
- a CDS encoding SDR family oxidoreductase yields MDIGLKGKNVLIPGSSSGIGLAVARALSEEGANVVLAARRRDVVEAEAARLASAVGVTVDLNDGGAPEELVRLAEEAFGPVDVLVLNSGGPPPGVAADLTAEQAAAAVNQLLLQQLRLTSLVLPGMRRRGWGRIIAVGSSGVQQPLPNLALSNMARAGLAGYLKTLAAEVAAEGVTVNMVLPGRIDTDRVASLDSAAAARAGQTPEEVRAASEASIPAGRYGRPEEFAAVVTFLAGTTASYVTGEQIRCDGGLVRSY; encoded by the coding sequence ATGGACATTGGGTTGAAAGGCAAGAATGTGCTCATTCCGGGATCCAGTTCCGGCATCGGCCTGGCCGTTGCCCGCGCACTCAGCGAGGAGGGTGCCAACGTGGTGCTCGCCGCCCGCAGGAGGGACGTTGTGGAGGCGGAGGCTGCCCGCCTGGCATCCGCCGTCGGCGTGACGGTGGATCTGAACGACGGCGGTGCCCCGGAGGAGCTGGTCCGGCTGGCGGAGGAGGCGTTTGGGCCGGTTGACGTGCTGGTGCTGAACAGCGGCGGTCCGCCGCCCGGTGTGGCCGCGGATCTGACGGCCGAGCAGGCAGCCGCGGCCGTGAACCAGCTGCTCCTCCAGCAGCTGCGGCTCACCTCCCTGGTCCTGCCCGGCATGCGCCGCCGCGGCTGGGGGCGGATTATCGCGGTGGGCTCCTCCGGAGTTCAGCAGCCGCTGCCCAACCTCGCCCTGTCCAACATGGCCCGGGCCGGCCTTGCCGGTTACCTGAAAACCCTGGCGGCTGAAGTTGCCGCTGAAGGGGTGACAGTCAACATGGTGCTTCCCGGCCGGATAGATACAGACCGCGTTGCCTCCCTGGATTCCGCCGCCGCGGCGCGGGCCGGGCAAACCCCCGAAGAGGTCCGCGCAGCTTCCGAAGCCTCGATTCCCGCCGGACGGTACGGGCGCCCCGAGGAGTTTGCCGCCGTCGTCACTTTCCTCGCCGGAACCACCGCGTCCTACGTCACCGGGGAGCAGATCCGGTGTGACGGCGGACTGGTCCGTTCCTACTAG
- a CDS encoding dihydrodipicolinate synthase family protein produces MTTSVSPLAPGLWGVLATPFYGPALAVDTESLRREVQLYTGLNAAGMVVLGVFGEGAALSSEEQELAVRSVARDAGTCPLVVGISARSTAPALEQAVAASRAAGSSLAALMVQINSPVPEVLAAHLSAIHEATGAGIVLQDYPVASSVHISAEQILAVVERCPFITAVKSEAPPTALAIARLTRGTRIPVFGGLGGVGLLDELAAGAAGAMTGFSHPEGLLAALDGFRKGGFHEARAAFAPWLPLANFEAQPGVGLALRKEVLRRRGIIAEASVRPPAPSLPPELSDLIEAQLAAVRMEVA; encoded by the coding sequence ATGACCACGTCCGTATCCCCGCTGGCTCCCGGACTCTGGGGCGTACTGGCCACGCCTTTTTACGGTCCCGCGCTGGCTGTGGACACTGAATCCCTGCGCCGGGAAGTCCAGCTGTACACGGGTCTGAACGCTGCCGGAATGGTGGTGCTGGGTGTCTTTGGCGAGGGTGCCGCACTGAGTTCCGAGGAGCAGGAACTAGCCGTGCGCTCCGTTGCCCGGGACGCCGGGACATGCCCCCTGGTGGTGGGAATCTCCGCACGCAGCACTGCTCCGGCGCTTGAACAGGCTGTTGCCGCCTCCCGGGCCGCCGGCAGCAGCCTTGCCGCTTTGATGGTGCAGATCAACAGCCCGGTCCCCGAGGTCCTCGCCGCCCATCTGAGCGCTATCCACGAGGCTACCGGTGCCGGAATTGTGCTGCAGGATTATCCAGTGGCGTCTTCGGTGCATATCAGTGCCGAGCAGATCCTCGCCGTCGTCGAACGCTGCCCGTTCATTACGGCAGTGAAGTCAGAGGCTCCTCCCACGGCCCTTGCCATCGCAAGGCTCACCCGCGGAACCCGGATTCCGGTCTTCGGAGGCCTGGGCGGAGTGGGACTGCTTGATGAACTGGCAGCGGGAGCCGCCGGAGCAATGACCGGATTCTCGCACCCGGAAGGGCTTCTCGCCGCGCTGGACGGCTTTCGCAAGGGGGGATTCCACGAGGCGCGGGCAGCCTTCGCGCCCTGGCTGCCGCTAGCCAATTTCGAAGCCCAGCCCGGTGTTGGCCTGGCCCTGCGCAAGGAGGTGCTGCGGCGGCGGGGCATTATTGCCGAAGCGTCCGTCCGTCCGCCGGCACCGTCCCTTCCGCCGGAACTGTCCGATCTCATTGAAGCCCAACTCGCAGCAGTTCGAATGGAGGTCGCCTGA
- a CDS encoding TRAP transporter permease, whose translation MIKRPRGSGAVKASAQGAAGSSESPTASDPLLRSEQLGKAGDEVVSPLERESIIDEDALIAEFEAEKPARQLSGLPASVIKAFGAGLSLFALYWVFRPMPTQFYLPMFLGLGLAMTFLVYRGWGRSEKAKAKGKADNPQVADWLLAVIALVPFVYIAFNWDGFFRRAITPTYLDLVMGIIAILVTLEASRRTVGILVPLVVLVFFVYASFGTLVPAPFNTSDFSWIRLVGHNVMGTQGLFGVPTDVAASYIILFTIYGAVLASSGATKFFIDLSFSAFGQSKSGPGRTVTLAGFLLGTVSGSGVATTVTLGGISWPLLRKAGYPKEHGGAILAAAGIGAIMSPPTLGAAAFIIAALLGVSYLQVLIWATIPTLLYYFGIILAIEMDARRFKTKAVDFEVKPVGRLLLRFGYHFSSLVAIVVFMMMGMTPFRAVVYATGLAFVLSFLDRQSWMTPRRIWDALSAGATGALSVIPVMAAAGLIVGVMTLTGLGLKLANIIVDFAGGSLLLTAVFSAISVTLLGLAVPVTASFIISWVIIGPALQDVGVPAFAAAMFIFYYSVLSEVSPPTALSPFAASAITGGKPIQTMWLTWRYTLSAFLVPFIFVMSGPGIGLLMQGGPATVILALAVSLVAVAALAVATGGWLVGLARWPERVLLGIGSLPMLIMEPMYIGIGLGIIAAGVLVHLVGLRRRAGDTPDQLPDRSSAPPAAVVRRGSHRAPSPVPPAATETP comes from the coding sequence ATGATCAAGCGACCCCGCGGCAGCGGCGCCGTCAAAGCTTCGGCCCAGGGTGCCGCCGGAAGCTCCGAATCGCCCACTGCATCAGATCCGCTGCTCAGATCGGAACAGCTGGGCAAAGCGGGCGACGAGGTCGTCAGCCCGCTCGAGCGCGAGAGCATCATTGACGAAGACGCCCTGATCGCCGAATTCGAGGCCGAGAAACCGGCCCGCCAGCTCAGCGGACTCCCCGCCTCGGTGATCAAGGCGTTCGGCGCCGGCTTGTCCCTGTTTGCCCTGTACTGGGTTTTCAGGCCCATGCCCACCCAGTTCTACCTGCCCATGTTCCTGGGCCTGGGACTGGCGATGACCTTTCTCGTCTACCGGGGATGGGGGCGCTCGGAAAAGGCCAAGGCGAAAGGAAAGGCCGACAACCCGCAGGTTGCAGACTGGCTGCTCGCGGTTATAGCGCTGGTGCCGTTCGTCTACATCGCCTTCAACTGGGACGGATTCTTCCGCCGGGCCATCACGCCCACCTACCTGGACCTGGTCATGGGAATCATCGCCATCCTGGTCACGCTGGAAGCCTCCCGCCGGACCGTGGGCATCCTTGTTCCCCTTGTGGTGCTGGTCTTCTTCGTCTACGCGTCCTTCGGAACGCTGGTGCCTGCACCGTTCAACACCTCGGACTTCAGCTGGATCCGGCTGGTGGGCCACAACGTGATGGGCACCCAGGGGCTGTTTGGCGTGCCCACCGACGTGGCGGCGTCGTACATCATCCTCTTCACCATCTACGGCGCCGTGCTGGCGTCCTCCGGTGCCACGAAATTCTTCATTGACCTGTCCTTCTCCGCCTTCGGCCAGTCAAAATCCGGTCCCGGTCGGACGGTGACCCTGGCTGGGTTCCTGCTGGGCACGGTCTCCGGATCCGGAGTTGCCACCACGGTGACACTCGGCGGAATTTCATGGCCCCTGCTGCGCAAGGCGGGTTACCCGAAGGAACACGGCGGCGCCATCCTGGCAGCGGCCGGTATTGGTGCCATCATGTCTCCGCCCACCCTTGGAGCAGCTGCCTTCATCATTGCCGCATTGCTGGGCGTGTCCTACCTGCAGGTCCTGATCTGGGCCACGATCCCGACGCTGCTCTATTACTTCGGCATCATCCTGGCCATCGAAATGGATGCCCGCCGGTTCAAGACCAAGGCCGTCGATTTCGAGGTCAAGCCCGTCGGCAGGCTCCTGCTGCGCTTCGGTTACCACTTCAGCTCGCTGGTGGCGATTGTCGTGTTCATGATGATGGGCATGACGCCGTTCCGGGCGGTGGTGTATGCCACCGGACTCGCCTTTGTCCTGAGCTTCCTGGACCGGCAGTCCTGGATGACGCCGCGGCGCATCTGGGATGCCCTGTCCGCAGGCGCAACCGGCGCACTGTCCGTCATTCCGGTCATGGCCGCCGCCGGACTGATCGTGGGCGTGATGACGCTGACCGGCCTGGGCCTGAAGCTGGCCAACATCATTGTGGACTTCGCCGGCGGAAGCCTGCTGCTGACGGCGGTTTTCTCGGCGATTTCAGTGACCCTGCTTGGCCTGGCTGTTCCGGTGACCGCCAGCTTCATCATTTCCTGGGTCATCATCGGTCCGGCGCTGCAGGACGTTGGCGTTCCCGCTTTTGCCGCGGCGATGTTCATTTTCTACTACTCCGTCCTGAGCGAGGTCTCACCTCCCACCGCACTGTCGCCGTTCGCGGCCTCAGCGATCACCGGCGGCAAGCCCATCCAAACCATGTGGCTGACCTGGCGGTACACACTCTCCGCATTCCTGGTGCCCTTCATCTTCGTGATGTCCGGACCGGGTATCGGCCTGCTGATGCAGGGAGGGCCGGCCACCGTTATCCTCGCGCTGGCCGTCTCCCTGGTGGCCGTTGCTGCTCTGGCCGTGGCGACCGGAGGATGGCTCGTTGGGCTGGCCCGCTGGCCCGAACGGGTTCTGCTGGGCATTGGTTCATTGCCGATGCTGATTATGGAACCGATGTATATCGGTATTGGTCTGGGCATTATTGCTGCGGGCGTCCTGGTGCATTTGGTCGGCCTGCGCAGGCGCGCAGGGGACACCCCCGATCAACTGCCGGACAGAAGTTCCGCTCCGCCCGCCGCCGTCGTCCGCCGAGGCAGCCACCGGGCACCCTCACCCGTCCCGCCGGCCGCCACTGAAACGCCGTGA